In Urechidicola croceus, a single window of DNA contains:
- a CDS encoding DUF1456 family protein: MGLTNNDIFKKLRVAHKLRDDDIVKIMSLVDFRISKSEINALFRKEDHPKYMECGDQILRNFLNGLIIHLRGPMPKKGEKAPEKKG; encoded by the coding sequence ATGGGATTAACAAATAATGATATTTTTAAAAAATTACGTGTTGCACACAAATTACGTGATGATGATATTGTAAAAATCATGTCTTTGGTAGATTTTAGGATATCTAAAAGTGAAATAAATGCACTATTTAGAAAAGAAGATCATCCTAAATATATGGAGTGTGGTGATCAAATATTGCGTAATTTTTTGAATGGATTGATTATTCATCTTCGTGGTCCAATGCCAAAAAAAGGAGAGAAAGCACCAGAAAAGAAAGGTTAA
- a CDS encoding molybdenum cofactor biosynthesis protein MoaE: MSALSSIIITSDKLNLQSCYDFVQDATCGGIALFVGTVRNKTQKKEVTLLDFSTYKPMAIKEMQKIADAALKKFDILKIAIHHAEGELKIAEIPVIIAVSSAHRKASFEACQYAINTLKETVPIWKKEHFVDGEVWVNATP; encoded by the coding sequence ATGTCAGCACTTTCTTCCATCATAATTACCTCAGATAAATTGAATTTACAATCTTGCTATGATTTTGTGCAAGATGCTACTTGTGGAGGTATTGCATTATTTGTTGGTACTGTACGTAATAAAACTCAAAAAAAAGAAGTGACATTACTTGATTTTTCAACTTACAAACCAATGGCAATAAAAGAAATGCAGAAAATTGCAGATGCAGCCTTAAAGAAATTTGATATATTAAAAATTGCCATTCATCACGCTGAAGGGGAATTAAAGATAGCGGAAATTCCAGTAATTATTGCTGTTTCTTCGGCTCATAGAAAAGCTTCTTTTGAAGCATGTCAATATGCAATAAATACCTTAAAAGAAACTGTTCCTATTTGGAAAAAAGAACATTTTGTAGATGGGGAAGTATGGGTGAATGCTACGCCTTAA
- a CDS encoding DUF3817 domain-containing protein codes for MDKLFRIVALLEGVSYLLLMFLGMPFKYLKDDPQFVKMFGMPHGLLFIGYVVLAFVLKSHYKWNNKNFFIVLLGSIIPFGTFYVDRKFLR; via the coding sequence ATGGATAAATTATTTAGAATTGTTGCGTTATTAGAAGGTGTTTCTTATTTATTACTAATGTTTTTGGGAATGCCATTTAAATATTTAAAAGACGATCCTCAGTTTGTAAAAATGTTTGGAATGCCACATGGATTATTATTTATCGGATATGTAGTGTTGGCATTTGTATTAAAATCACATTATAAATGGAATAACAAAAACTTTTTTATTGTGCTTTTAGGTTCTATTATTCCTTTTGGAACATTTTACGTTGATAGAAAATTTTTAAGATAA
- a CDS encoding MoaD/ThiS family protein: MQLEILLFGIVSDVIGQRSLKMNVPVAITIEDLRSQLSEKYPKLANYKSFSVAVNMEYVDDTYELKNTDTIALIPPVSGG, encoded by the coding sequence ATGCAATTAGAAATTCTACTTTTTGGAATCGTCAGTGATGTGATAGGACAACGTTCATTAAAAATGAATGTGCCTGTAGCTATAACTATTGAGGATTTAAGAAGTCAACTATCAGAAAAATATCCAAAGTTAGCCAACTACAAAAGTTTTTCAGTTGCGGTTAATATGGAGTATGTAGATGATACTTATGAATTAAAAAACACTGATACAATTGCGTTGATTCCTCCTGTAAGCGGAGGATAA
- the queG gene encoding tRNA epoxyqueuosine(34) reductase QueG, with the protein MAKLNQYQKYSNLIKTEAKRIGFSTCGIAKATFLEEEAPKLEQWLKNGYHGEMKYMENHFDMRLDPRLLVNGAKSVISLSYNYFPEKEQNLDSYKIAKYAYGQDYHHVVKSKLKELLNFIQEQIGEVNGRAFVDSAPILERSWAEKAGLGWNGKHSLLIQKELGSYFFLAELILDLELDYDQPFQTDHCGTCTKCIDACPTEAILANNTIDGSKCISYFTIELKNEIPSEVKGQFEDWMFGCDICQDVCPWNRFSKPHNEPLFNPQPELLDMTKSDWEEITEDVFRKVFKKSAVKRTKFTGLQRNIKFIKNT; encoded by the coding sequence ATGGCAAAATTGAATCAATATCAAAAATACTCGAATCTAATTAAAACGGAAGCAAAACGCATCGGTTTTTCTACTTGTGGCATTGCAAAAGCAACTTTTCTTGAAGAAGAAGCACCTAAATTAGAACAGTGGCTCAAAAATGGATACCATGGTGAAATGAAGTATATGGAAAACCATTTTGATATGCGATTAGACCCCCGATTATTAGTAAATGGAGCAAAATCAGTGATTTCATTATCCTATAACTATTTTCCTGAAAAAGAACAAAACTTAGATTCCTATAAAATTGCCAAATATGCTTATGGTCAAGATTATCATCATGTAGTAAAATCAAAACTTAAAGAATTACTTAATTTTATTCAAGAGCAAATAGGCGAAGTAAATGGTCGAGCATTCGTAGATTCTGCTCCAATACTCGAAAGAAGTTGGGCTGAAAAAGCAGGTTTAGGTTGGAACGGAAAACATTCACTTTTAATTCAAAAAGAATTAGGTTCATATTTCTTTTTAGCAGAATTGATTTTAGATTTGGAATTAGATTATGACCAACCCTTTCAAACAGATCATTGCGGAACTTGTACAAAATGTATTGATGCTTGCCCTACAGAAGCAATACTTGCAAATAACACTATTGATGGAAGTAAGTGTATTTCATATTTCACCATTGAATTAAAAAATGAAATCCCTTCAGAAGTCAAAGGTCAATTTGAAGATTGGATGTTTGGTTGTGATATTTGTCAAGATGTATGTCCATGGAATCGTTTTTCAAAACCTCATAACGAACCGCTTTTTAATCCTCAACCTGAACTTTTAGATATGACCAAAAGTGATTGGGAAGAAATTACAGAAGATGTTTTTAGGAAAGTTTTTAAAAAATCTGCCGTAAAACGAACAAAATTTACTGGTTTACAACGGAATATCAAATTTATTAAGAATACCTAA
- a CDS encoding NADP-dependent malic enzyme: MSKSKLRREALLYHAKPKPGKIEIVPTKKYATQRDLALAYSPGVAEPCLEIAKDKNNVYKYTSKGNLVAVISNGTAVLGLGDIGPEASKPVMEGKGLLFKIFADIDVFDIEVDATDVDKFVEVVKAIAPTFGGINLEDIKAPEAFEIERRLKEELDIPVMHDDQHGTAIISAAALKNAAEIAKKDISKVKIVVNGAGAAAISCTRLYLRLGAKRENVVMCDSKGVIRNDRENLSKEKAEFSTHRDLNTLEDAVKDSDVFIGLSIADVFTPKMLLSMNDNPIVFAMANPNPEINYDLAVKTRKDIIMATGRSDHPNQVNNVLGFPFIFRGALDVRATAINEEMKMAAVHALADLAKQAVPEQVNIVYDEVSLSFGKEYIIPKPFDPRLIYEIPPAIAKAAIDSGVALEPITDWEKYRDELMERLGTGNKIVRMLHNRAKSDPKRIVFTEADQLDVIKAAQIVYDEGIGHPILLGNKQVIQDLKNEIDFHSKVEIIDPKSPEQKEKRNLYADKYWVSRQRKGIKLNDAQKLMRERNYFAAMMVNEGDADALITGYTRNYASVVKPILELIGMDKGVTRVAATNLMLTKRGPMFLADTTININPTAKHLAKITQLTTMIAKMFGVSPNVAMLSFSNFGASNSEESKKIREAIQYIHRYYPNVVVDGEIQADFALNPDMLKKEFPFSKLVDKKVNVLIFPNLDSANISYKMMKELYGAESIGPIMLGLKKPAHIIQLDASVDEMVNMAAVAVIDAQNKSKRSQ; this comes from the coding sequence ATGAGCAAGTCTAAACTTAGACGTGAGGCACTTTTATACCATGCCAAACCGAAACCTGGAAAAATAGAAATTGTCCCTACCAAAAAATATGCAACACAAAGAGATTTAGCACTAGCTTATTCTCCAGGAGTTGCCGAACCTTGTCTTGAAATTGCCAAGGATAAAAATAATGTTTATAAATATACTTCAAAAGGTAATTTAGTTGCTGTTATTTCTAATGGAACAGCCGTTTTAGGATTAGGTGATATTGGTCCAGAAGCATCTAAACCAGTTATGGAAGGTAAAGGTTTACTATTCAAAATTTTTGCAGATATAGATGTGTTTGATATTGAAGTTGATGCAACTGATGTAGATAAATTTGTAGAAGTAGTAAAAGCGATTGCACCAACATTTGGAGGGATCAACCTTGAAGATATTAAAGCACCTGAGGCTTTTGAAATTGAAAGAAGGTTAAAAGAAGAGTTAGACATTCCCGTAATGCATGATGATCAGCATGGAACTGCAATTATATCAGCAGCCGCATTAAAAAATGCAGCAGAAATTGCTAAAAAAGATATTTCTAAAGTAAAAATTGTAGTAAATGGTGCTGGAGCTGCAGCAATTTCTTGTACTCGACTTTACTTAAGACTTGGGGCAAAACGTGAAAACGTTGTGATGTGTGATAGTAAAGGTGTTATAAGAAATGATAGAGAAAATTTATCAAAAGAAAAAGCAGAATTTTCAACACATAGAGATCTAAATACCCTTGAAGATGCTGTTAAAGATTCAGATGTTTTTATTGGTTTATCTATAGCAGATGTATTTACACCAAAGATGCTTTTATCAATGAATGACAATCCAATTGTATTTGCAATGGCTAACCCAAATCCTGAAATCAACTATGATTTGGCTGTAAAAACTCGTAAAGATATTATTATGGCAACTGGTCGTTCAGACCATCCTAATCAAGTAAATAATGTCTTAGGATTTCCTTTTATTTTTAGAGGAGCTTTAGATGTTAGAGCAACTGCTATTAATGAAGAAATGAAAATGGCTGCCGTTCATGCGCTTGCCGATTTAGCAAAGCAAGCAGTACCTGAGCAAGTAAATATTGTATATGATGAAGTAAGTCTTTCCTTCGGAAAAGAATATATAATTCCAAAACCATTTGATCCAAGATTAATTTATGAAATACCACCTGCAATTGCAAAAGCGGCAATAGATTCTGGTGTTGCACTTGAACCAATCACTGATTGGGAAAAATACCGCGACGAATTAATGGAACGACTTGGAACTGGTAATAAAATTGTGAGAATGCTTCACAATCGTGCTAAATCCGATCCTAAAAGAATTGTATTTACCGAAGCCGATCAATTAGATGTAATTAAAGCTGCACAAATAGTATATGACGAAGGTATTGGTCATCCAATTTTACTTGGAAATAAACAAGTAATTCAAGACTTAAAAAATGAAATTGACTTTCATTCTAAAGTTGAAATTATTGACCCAAAATCTCCTGAGCAAAAAGAAAAAAGAAATTTATATGCAGATAAATATTGGGTGTCTAGACAACGAAAAGGAATAAAATTAAATGATGCACAAAAATTAATGCGTGAGCGTAATTATTTTGCTGCTATGATGGTTAACGAAGGTGATGCTGACGCTTTAATTACTGGTTACACTCGAAATTACGCTTCGGTGGTCAAACCTATTCTAGAATTAATAGGAATGGACAAAGGGGTTACAAGAGTTGCAGCCACTAACCTAATGTTGACCAAAAGAGGTCCTATGTTCTTAGCCGATACAACTATCAACATCAATCCAACAGCAAAGCATTTAGCCAAAATAACACAGTTAACTACAATGATTGCTAAAATGTTTGGTGTTAGCCCAAATGTAGCCATGTTGTCTTTCTCTAATTTTGGAGCTTCAAATTCTGAAGAGTCCAAAAAAATCAGAGAAGCAATTCAATACATCCATAGGTATTATCCAAATGTGGTTGTTGACGGAGAAATTCAAGCCGATTTTGCTTTAAATCCTGATATGCTTAAAAAGGAATTTCCTTTTTCTAAGCTTGTAGATAAAAAGGTAAATGTCTTAATTTTTCCAAATTTAGACTCAGCAAATATTAGTTACAAAATGATGAAAGAACTTTATGGAGCAGAATCGATTGGTCCAATTATGCTTGGACTTAAAAAACCTGCGCATATTATTCAACTTGATGCTAGTGTAGACGAGATGGTAAATATGGCTGCAGTTGCAGTAATCGACGCACAAAATAAATCAAAAAGATCTCAATAA
- the ruvA gene encoding Holliday junction branch migration protein RuvA, which yields MITHLRGKLVEKNPTYIIVECNGLGYYANISLNTFSQIPDEENVFIYTYLSVKEDSHTLFGFAEKIEREIFKLLISVSGVGPSIARTMLSSMSTEEIQNAIASGNVATIQSVKGIGVKTAQRVIIDLKDKIIKTYGIDEVSVVSSNTNKEEALTALEVLGFTRKQSEKVIDRILKENDSMSVANLIKQALKKL from the coding sequence ATGATCACCCATTTAAGAGGGAAATTAGTAGAGAAAAACCCAACTTATATCATTGTGGAATGCAATGGTTTAGGTTATTATGCCAATATTTCTTTAAATACTTTTTCCCAAATACCAGATGAAGAAAATGTGTTTATTTACACTTATTTATCAGTAAAAGAAGATTCCCACACCCTTTTTGGCTTTGCCGAAAAAATTGAACGAGAAATATTTAAACTACTAATTTCTGTTTCTGGTGTTGGCCCAAGCATTGCACGAACAATGTTATCTTCAATGTCTACAGAAGAAATTCAAAATGCAATTGCATCAGGAAATGTAGCAACTATTCAATCTGTTAAAGGTATAGGTGTTAAAACTGCACAAAGAGTAATTATTGACTTAAAAGATAAAATAATAAAAACCTATGGAATTGATGAAGTTTCAGTTGTTTCAAGCAATACTAACAAAGAAGAAGCGTTAACAGCATTAGAGGTTTTAGGATTTACTCGAAAACAATCTGAAAAAGTGATTGATAGGATATTAAAAGAAAATGATTCAATGAGTGTTGCAAATCTTATCAAACAAGCACTTAAAAAATTGTAA